Within Chlamydia pneumoniae TW-183, the genomic segment CAGGAGGAGGAGGTCTTACTACCACCTTTTGCACGATATTGAACAACCGAGAAGGGGTACTCTTTAACAATAACCAAAGCCAGAGCAACGGTGGAGCCATTCATGCGAAATCTATCATTATCAAAGAAAATGGTCCTGTATACTTTTTAAATAACACTGCAACTCGGGGAGGGGCTCTCCTCAACTTATCAGCAGGTGCTGGAAACGGAAGCTTCATCTTATCTGCAGATAATGGAGATATTATCTTTAACAATAATACGGCCTCCAAGCATGCCCTCAATCCTCCATACAGAAACGCCATTCACTCGACTCCTAATATGAATCTGCAAATAGGAGCCCGTCCCGGCTATCGAGTGCTGTTCTATGATCCCATAGAACATGAGCTCCCTTCCTCCTTCCCCATACTCTTTAATTTCGAAACCGGTCATACAGGTACAGTTTTATTTTCAGGGGAACATGTACACCAGAACTTTACCGATGAAATGAATTTCTTTTCCTATTTAAGGAACACTTCGGAACTACGTCAAGGAGTCCTTGCTGTTGAAGATGGTGCGGGGCTGGCCTGCTATAAGTTCTTCCAACGAGGAGGCACTCTACTTCTAGGTCAAGGTGCGGTGATCACGACAGCAGGAACGATTCCCACACCATCCTCAACACCAACGACAGTAGGAAGTACTATAACTTTAAATCACATTGCCATTGACCTTCCTTCTATTCTTTCTTTTCAAGCTCAGGCTCCAAAAATTTGGATTTACCCCACAAAAACAGGATCTACCTATACTGAAGATTCCAACCCGACAATCACAATCTCAGGAACTCTCACCTTACGCAACAGCAACAACGAAGATCCCTACGATAGTCTGGATCTCTCGCACTCTCTTGAGAAAGTTCCCCTTCTTTATATTGTCGATGTCGCTGCACAAAAAATTAACTCTTCGCAACTGGATCTATCCACATTAAATTCTGGCGAACACTATGGGTATCAAGGCATCTGGTCGACCTATTGGGTAGAAACTACAACAATCACGAACCCTACATCTCTACTAGGCGCGAATACAAAACACAAGCTGCTCTATGCAAACTGGTCTCCTCTAGGCTACCGTCCTCATCCCGAACGTCGAGGAGAATTCATTACGAATGCCTTGTGGCAATCGGCATATACGGCTCTTGCAGGACTCCACTCCCTCTCCTCCTGGGATGAAGAGAAGGGTCATGCAGCTTCCCTACAAGGCATTGGTCTTCTGGTTCATCAAAAAGACAAAAACGGTTTTAAGGGATTTCGTAGTCATATGACAGGTTATAGTGCTACCACCGAAGCAACCTCTTCTCAAAGTCCGAATTTCTCTTTAGGATTTGCTCAGTTCTTCTCCAAAGCTAAAGAACATGAATCTCAAAATAGCACGTCCTCTCACCACTATTTCTCTGGAATGTGCATAGAAAATACTCTCTTCAAAGAGTGGATACGTCTATCTGTGTCTCTTGCTTATATGTTTACCTCGGAACATACCCATACAATGTATCAGGGTCTCCTGGAAGGGAACTCTCAGGGATCTTTCCACAACCATACCTTAGCAGGGGCTCTCTCCTGTGTTTTCTTACCTCAACCTCACGGCGAGTCCCTGCAGATCTATCCCTTTATTACTGCCTTAGCCATCCGAGGAAATCTTGCTGCGTTTCAAGAATCTGGAGACCATGCTCGGGAATTTTCCCTACACCGCCCCCTAACGGACGTCTCCCTCCCTGTAGGAATCCGCGCTTCTTGGAAGAACCACCACCGAGTTCCCCTAGTCTGGCTCACAGAAATTTCCTATCGCTCTACTCTCTATAGGCAAGATCCTGAACTCCACTCGAAATTACTGATTAGCCAAGGTACGTGGACGACGCAGGCCACTCCTGTGACCTACAATGCTTTAGGGATCAAAGTGAAAAATACCATGCAGGTGTTTCCTAAAGTCACTCTCTCCTTAGATTACTCTGCGGATATTTCTTCCTCCACGCTGAGTCACTACTTAAACGTGGCGAGTAGAATGAGATTTTAACAATAAGTGACCAAAACAGAAAGATTAAGGAACCTCTAGTGTCAAAGACTCCTCCTAAGTTTTTATTCTATCTCGGGAATTTCACAGCCTGCATGTTCGGGATGACTCCTGCAGTGTATAGTTTACAAACGGACTCCCTTGAAAAGTTTGCTTTAGAGAGGGATGAAGAGTTTCGTACGAGCTTTCCTCTCTTAGACTCTCTCTCCACTCTTACAGGATTTTCTCCAATAACTACGTTTGTTGGAAATAGACATAATTCCTCTCAAGACATTGTACTTTCTAACTACAAGTCTATTGATAACATCCTTCTTCTTTGGACATCGGCTGGGGGAGCTGTGTCCTGTAATAATTTCTTATTATCAAATGTTGAAGACCATGCCTTCTTCAGTAAAAATCTCGCGATTGGGACTGGAGGCGCGATTGCTTGCCAGGGAGCCTGCACAATCACGAAGAATAGAGGACCCCTTATTTTTTTCAGCAATCGAGGTCTTAACAATGCGAGTACAGGAGGAGAAACTCGTGGGGGTGCGATTGCCTGTAATGGAGACTTCACGATTTCTCAAAATCAAGGGACTTTCTACTTTGTCAACAATTCCGTCAACAACTGGGGAGGAGCCCTCTCCACCAATGGACACTGCCGCATCCAAAGCAACAGGGCACCTCTACTCTTTTTTAACAATACAGCCCCTAGTGGAGGGGGTGCGCTTCGTAGTGAAAATACAACGATCTCTGATAACACGCGTCCTATTTATTTTAAGAACAACTGTGGGAACAATGGCGGGGCCATTCAAACAAGCGTTACTGTTGCGATAAAAAATAACTCCGGGTCGGTGATTTTCAATAACAACACAGCGTTATCTGGTTCGATAAATTCAGGAAATGGTTCAGGAGGGGCGATTTATACAACAAACCTATCCATAGACGATAACCCTGGAACTATTCTTTTCAATAATAACTACTGCATTCGCGATGGCGGAGCTATCTGTACACAATTTTTGACAATCAAAAATAGTGGCCACGTATATTTCACCAACAATCAAGGAAACTGGGGAGGTGCTCTTATGCTCCTACAGGACAGCACCTGCCTACTCTTCGCGGAACAAGGAAATATCGCATTTCAAAATAATGAGGTTTTCCTCACCACATTTGGTAGATACAACGCCATACATTGTACACCAAATAGCAACTTACAACTTGGAGCTAATAAGGGGTATACGACTGCTTTTTTTGATCCTATAGAACACCAACATCCAACTACAAATCCTCTAATCTTTAATCCCAATGCGAACCATCAGGGAACGATCTTATTTTCTTCAGCCTATATCCCAGAAGCTTCTGACTACGAAAATAATTTCATTAGCAGCTCGAAAAATACCTCTGAACTTCGCAATGGTGTCCTCTCTATCGAGGATCGTGCGGGATGGCAATTCTATAAGTTCACTCAAAAAGGAGGTATCCTTAAATTAGGGCATGCGGCGAGTATTGCAACAACTGCCAACTCTGAGACTCCATCAACTAGTGTAGGCTCCCAGGTCATCATTAATAACCTTGCGATTAACCTCCCCTCGATCTTAGCAAAAGGAAAAGCTCCTACCTTGTGGATCCGTCCTCTACAATCTAGTGCTCCTTTCACAGAGGACAATAACCCTACAATTACTTTATCAGGTCCTCTGACACTCTTAAATGAGGAAAACCGCGATCCCTACGACAGTATAGATCTCTCTGAGCCTTTACAAAACATTCATCTTCTTTCTTTATCGGATGTAACAGCACGTCATATCAATACCGATAACTTTCATCCTGAAAGCTTAAATGCGACTGAGCATTACGGTTATCAAGGCATCTGGTCTCCTTATTGGGTAGAGACGATAACAACAACAAATAACGCTTCTATAGAGACGGCAAACACCCTCTACAGAGCTCTGTATGCCAATTGGACTCCCTTAGGATATAAGGTCAATCCTGAATACCAAGGAGATCTTGCTACGACTCCCCTATGGCAATCCTTTCATACTATGTTCTCTCTATTAAGAAGTTATAATCGAACTGGTGATTCTGATATCGAGAGGCCTTTCTTAGAAATTCAAGGGATTGCCGACGGCCTCTTTGTTCATCAAAATAGCATCCCCGGGGCTCCAGGATTCCGTATCCAATCTACAGGGTATTCCTTACAAGCATCCTCCGAAACTTCTTTACATCAGAAAATCTCCTTAGGTTTTGCACAGTTCTTCACCCGCACTAAAGAAATCGGATCAAGCAACAACGTCTCGGCTCACAATACAGTCTCTTCACTTTATGTTGAGCTTCCGTGGTTCCAAGAGGCCTTTGCAACATCCACAGTGTTAGCGTATGGCTATGGGGACCATCACCTCCACAGCCTACATCCCTCACATCAAGAACAGGCAGAAGGGACGTGTTATAGCCATACATTAGCAGCAGCTATCGGCTGTTCTTTCCCTTGGCAACAGAAATCCTATCTTCACCTCAGCCCGTTCGTTCAGGCAATTGCAATACGTTCTCACCAAACAGCGTTCGAAGAGATTGGTGACAATCCCCGAAAGTTTGTCTCTCAAAAGCCTTTCTATAATCTGACCTTACCTCTAGGAATCCAAGGAAAATGGCAGTCAAAATTCCACGTACCTACAGAATGGACTCTAGAACTTTCTTACCAACCGGTACTCTATCAACAAAATCCCCAAATCGGTGTCACGCTACTTGCGAGCGGAGGTTCCTGGGATATCCTAGGCCATAACTATGTTCGCAATGCTTTAGGGTACAAAGTCCACAATCAAACTGCGCTCTTCCGTTCTCTCGATCTATTCTTGGATTACCAAGGATCGGTCTCCTCCTCGACATCTACGCACCATCTCCAAGCAGGAAGTACCTTAAAATTCTAAAATAAAAGAACGATAAAATTGAAATCTTTAGAATTAACAACTATCCGATGAGCTACGTTAGCCCAATCGGTAGAGGACTCCCTCAAAATTTAAATATAGAAAATCATTCAAATATATGAGTTTACTAACTCTGTAATATTCAACATGTTAATAAGCATATTTAAATATAAATTTATAAACTTCTAGACAACAAATTGATGATTTTTTATGACAAACTCTATTTTCATATCAAAGTTTGGATGTTTATGCGACCCATTTGTCTCAGCATTTTATCCACTGCGCTATGTTGTTCCTTATCAGGAAATGAAGTCCCTAACCTCGCCTCTTGTCAGATGTCTAGAAAAGACATCTCTGCTTTCCACACGTCTCCAAGCTTCCGTCTGAATGTAACTCCAGAGCCCTTGGTTTCCTCCTTTCGTCCCTCTAATCTTCTTAATGGATTCGGTCACGATATAACCCAGGACATCACAATTACAGGAAACTCTATCAATTCTGTTATAGATTATAACTACCACTACGAGGATGGAGGCATTCTTGCATGTAAAAATTTGTTCATTTCTGAAAATAAAGGAAACTTAAGTTTTGAAAGGAATAGCTCCCACAGTTCTGGAGGGGCTCTCTACAGTGTTCGGGAATGCTGGATTTCTAAGAATCAGAACTACTCGTTTATTTCAAATGCGGCTTCCTTAGCTACTACTACAACTTCAGGATTTGGTGGGGCTATACATGCACTAGATAGCTATATTACAAATAACTTAGGAGAAGGACAATTCTTAGATAATGTCTCTAAAAATAGAGGAGGAGCTATCTATGTTGGGGTGAGTTTATCAATCACAGACAACTTAGGTCCTATCGTTATCAAGAAAAATCAAACATTAGAAGATTCCAGCTTTGGAGGAGGCATCTTCTGCAGAGCCGTAAATATAGAAAGGAATTATCAAAACATCCAAATCAATGATAATGCTTCAGGACAAGGGGTGGTATATTTTCTGCCCTAGGAGTCATTATCTCTTCAAATAAAGAAATTATAGAGATCAGCAATCACTCCGCATCCTCAATTAACACAGCATCAGGAAAACTATATCCCGGTGGTGGCGGTATCATGTGTACCTCCTTAGTCATTGAGAACAATCCCAAAGGTCTTATCTTTAACAATAAAACGGCAGCACTTAGCGGCGGAGCTATACACACGAGATCTTTCATCTTCCAAAATAACGGTCCGACAGCATTTATTAATAACTCTGCGACTTCAGGAGGGGCTCTCATCAATCTTTCTGGTATAGGAAGTACTCCTCAAAATTTCTTCCTCTCTGCAGACTACGGCGATATTCTATTTAACAATAATACAATCACATCTTCTTCTCCTCAACCCGGATATAGAAATGCACTCTATGCTGCTCCGGGGATTAACTTAAAACTAGGAGCAAGACAGGGTTATAAAATTCTCTTTTATGATCCTATAGATCACGATCAGACGACAACAGATCCTATAGTATTTAATTATGAACCCCATCACCTTGGCACCGTGTTGTTTTCCGGAATCAATGTAGATTCTAACGCAACAAATCCATTGAACTTCCTATCAAAATTTTCTAACTCTTCACGACTTGAAAGGGGTGTGCTCGCTATTGAAGATCGGGCTGCTATTTCTTGCAAAACCCTATCGCAAACTGGGGGCATTCTACGTTTAGGAAACGCAGCATTAATCAGGACGAAAGGCCCGGGAAGCTCCATAAATTTTAATGCAATCGCGATCAATCTTCCTTCTATTTTACAATCAGAAGCCTCAGCTCCAAAGTTCTGGATTTATCCTACATTAACAGGATCCACCTATTCTGAAGACACTTCTTCTACTATCACTCTCTCAGGACCCTTGACTTTTCTAAACGATGAAAATGAAAACCCCTATGATAGCTTAGATCTCTCTGAACCTCGAAAGGATATCCCCCCTCCTCTACCTCCTCGATGTGACTGCAAAAAAAATCGATACTTCGAATCTCATTGTAGAAGCCATGAACTTAGATGAGCACTATGGATATCAGGGAATCTGGTCTCCCTATTGGATGGAAACTACGACTACAACAAGCTCTACAGTACCGGAACAGACCAATACAAACCACAGGCAGCTCTACGTAGACTGGACTCCTGTAGGATACCGCCCTAACCCGGAACGTCACGGAGAATTTATTGCTAATACCTTATGGCAGTCTGCCTATAACGCTCTGTTAGGAATCCGCATCTTACCTCCACAAAACCTCAAAGAGCATGACCTTGAAGCCTCTCTGCAAGGACTCGGGCTTCTAATTAACCAACATAATCGCGAGGGACGCAAAGGCTTCCGAAACCATACTACGGGCTATGCAGCAACAACCTCAGCAAAAACTGCAGCACGACATAGTTTCTCTTTAGGATTCGCACAAATGTTCTCCAAAACTAGAGAACGTCAATCTCCAAGTACGACTTCCTCCCACAACTACTTTGCAGGACTCCGCTTCGACAGTCTCCTCTTCAGGGACTTCATCTCTACAGGGCTATCCCTAGGTTATAGCTACGGAGATCACCATATGCTTTGCCACTATACAGAAATCTTAAAAGGGTCGTCCAAAGCCTTCTTTAATAACCACACTTTGGTAGCCTCTCTAGACTGCACATTCTTACCAGCTAGAATCACCCGCACTCTCGAACTCCAGCCCTTTATCAGTGCCATTGCTCTGCGCTGTTCCCAGGCCTCGTTCCAAGAAACTGGAGACCATATAAGAAAATTCCATCCAAAACATCCCCTTACAGATCTTTCCTCTCCCATAGGCTTCCGTTCTGAATGGAAAACTTCACATCATATCCCCATGCTATGGACTACGGAAATATCCTACGTACCTACCCTATACAGAAAAAATCCAGAAATGTTCACGACACTACTCATCAGCAATGGAACATGGACAACACAAGCAACTCCCGTCTCCTATAATTCCGTAGCTGCAAAAATAAAAAATACTTCCCAACTTTTCTCAAGAGTAACCTTATCCTTAGATTATTCAGCTCAAGTCTCCTCGTCAACTGTAGGTCAATACCTTAAAGCTGAGAGTCATTGCACATTTTAACCACAAAGAAAACATCAAGGAATAAACAGTGCAAAATAACAGATCCCTTAGTAAATCTTCCTTCTTTGTTGGAGCCTTAATTTTAGGTAAAACTACAATACTCCTTAATGCGACTCCGTTGTCTGACTATTTTGATAATCAAGCAAATCAACTCACAACACTCTTCCCTCTAATTGATACTCTTACTAACATGACTCCCTACTCTCATAGAGCAACACTTTTTGGAGTTAGGGATGACACTAACCAAGACATTGTCCTCGATCACCAGAATTCCATAGAAAGCTGGTTCGAAAACTTCTCTCAAGACGGCGGTGCTCTCTCTTGCAAATCACTTGCCATAACGAATACAAAAAACCAAATTCTTTTCCTAAATAGCTTTGCTATTAAAAGAGCTGGTGCGATGTATGTGAATGGTAATTTCGATCTTTCTGAGAATCATGGTTCCATCATTTTCTCTGGGAATTTAAGCTTTCCTAATGCAAGTAATTTCGCTGATACTTGTACAGGGGGAGCTGTTTTATGTTCGAAAAATGTTACAATCTCAAAAAATCAAGGAACCGCATACTTCATTAACAACAAGGCAAAATCTTCAGGAGGAGCAATCCAAGCTGCAATCATAAACATTAAGGACAACACTGGCCCTTGCCTGTTTTTTAATAATGCTGCAGGCGGAACAGCGGGGGGCGCGTTGTTCGCTAATGCTTGTAGAATTGAGAATAATTCTCAGCCTATCTATTTTTTGAATAACCAATCAGGTCTGGGTGGTGCAATAAGAGTACATCAAGAGTGCATTCTTACAAAGAATACCGGTTCTGTGATCTTCAACAATAATTTTGCCATGGAAGCGGACATCTCTGCTAACCATTCCTCTGGAGGGGCTATCTATTGCATTAGTTGTTCTATAAAAGACAACCCAGGAATTGCAGCCTTCGATAATAATACTGCAGCACGAGATGGAGGTGCTATCTGTACACAATCTCTAACTATACAAGACAGTGGTCCCGTCTATTTCACAAACAATCAGGGAACTTGGGGCGGCGCTATCATGCTCCGTCAAGATGGTGCATGCACTTTATTTGCTGATCAGGGAGATATTATTTTTTATAATAATAGACACTTCAAAGATACTTTCAGCAATCATGTTTCTGTAAACTGCACGCGTAATGTCTCATTAACAGTTGGAGCAAGTCAAGGTCATTCTGCTACCTTCTATGATCCCATACTACAAAGATATACTATACAAAACTCTATCCAAAAATTTAATCCTAATCCAGAACACCTCGGAACTATCTTGTTCTCCTCAGCATATATTCCGGATACATCGACTTCTCGTGATGACTTCATTTCACATTTCAGAAACCACATTGGACTGTACAACGGCACACTCGCTCTTGAAGATCGAGCAGAGTGGAAAGTCTATAAATTTGATCAATTTGGTGGGACTCTACGGTTAGGCAGTAGAGCTGTGTTTTCTACAACAGACGAAGAACAAAGTAGCAGTAGTGTGGGTTCTGTAATTAACATCAATAATCTTGCAATTAACCTTCCCTCTATCTTAGGCAACAGAGTTGCTCCCAAGCTATGGATTCGCCCCACAGGTTCATCAGCACCCTATAGCGAAGATAATAACCCTATAATCAATCTCTCAGGACCTTTGAGCCTACTGGATGACGAGAACCTAGATCCCTATGATACTGCAGACCTTGCCCAACCTATCGCAGAAGTTCCTCTTCTGTATCTCTTAGACGTCACAGCTAAACATATTAATACGGATAATTTCTACCCTGAGGGTCTAAATACAACTCAACACTACGGCTACCAAGGCGTTTGGTCCCCTTACTGGATCGAAACAATCACAACTTCTGATACCTCTTCTGAAGATACTGTGAATACTTTACATCGCCAGCTTTATGGTGATTGGACACCTACAGGATATAAGGTAAACCCAGAAAACAAAGGAGACATTGCCCTATCTGCCTTCTGGCAATCTTTCCATAACTTATTTGCGACACTACGTTATCAAACACAGCAAGGCCAAATAGCACCTACAGCTTCTGGAGAAGCTACTCGACTCTTCGTGCATCAAAATAGCAACAATGATGCGAAAGGATTCCATATGGAAGCTACGGGTTATTCTTTGGGAACAACCTCAAACACTGCTTCTAATCATAGCTTTGGTGTAAACTTCTCCCAACTTTTCAGTAATCTCTACGAGAGCCACTCCGACAATTCCGTGGCTTCGCATACGACAACTGTAGCGCTCCAGATCAATAATCCTTGGCTGCAAGAGAGATTCTCTACATCTGCATCTCTAGCCTACAGCTACAGCAACCACCATATCAAAGCATCTGGATATTCTGGAAAAATACAAACGGAAGGCAAATGTTATAGTACGACATTAGGGGCGGCTCTCTCTTGCTCTCTATCTCTACAATGGCGATCACGACCTCTCCACTTCACTCCTTTTATCCAAGCAATTGCCGTTCGTTCTAATCAAACTGCGTTTCAAGAAAGTGGAGATAAAGCTAGAAAATTTTCTGTTCATAAACCCTTATATAACCTGACAGTCCCTCTGGGAATTCAGAGCGCTTGGGAATCCAAGTTCCGTCTTCCTACCTATTGGAACATAGAGCTTGCTTATCAGCCTGTCCTCTACCAACAAAATCCTGAGGTCAACGTGAGTCTAGAATCTAGTGGATCGTCATGGCTCCTATCAGGAACCACCCTTGCTCGCAATGCCATTGCTTTTAAAGGAAGAAACCAAATTTTTATCTTCCCTAAACTTTCGGTGTTCTTAGACTATCAAGGCTCGGTATCCTCATCAACGACGACACATTACCTTCACGCAGGAACGACCTTTAAGTTTTAAAAGCATGTTATATAGACAATGCAACCTGTAAAGACCAAATAGAGAGTAGTGAACACTCTCTACCATCATGAATCTTATGGGAGAAGCTAAGGGAAATCCACAGATACGTTTCCCCCATAAAAATTAAGAACCCGATACATCCTCACTAGAGATTCGAAAGAACTACTTAAATCCTAAGCATTCGACTCTCCACGAGGCCATCCTTTTTGTAGTAAGATTTTCGTTGTAGCTACAAGTCCCCCTAAGGGCTCTAGATATTCTGATTCTCCGTCCCCCGGCTCTGTTGGAGGAACAATACTCTCTGCTTCGACCATAACAGCACTCACGCTCTCGCTAAGCAAAGCGGCTCTTACTTCTGGTCCAAACCCTGGGCTCACTCTAAGCGAAACATTAGTCAATGTATTCTCGGGTCTTGGAAGTGTAGCAGGGGGCCTGCCATGAATCCACGGGATCTCATCATAAATAGGCTCTACAGGAGAAGCGGAAGCACCGCCTGACCTCTCCTGTAAAATTCTATCTATATTTCTCTGAGTAAATGGATTATCTTCAGGAGTATTAGCATATATGGGTTCATCCAAGTCGCCTCTAGGAGAGGGGGAACGGCTCATATCTTCATAATCACTTTCACCTGCACCTGAAGCACCGCTCATATCCTCATAAATGCTCCCCTCCTCACTCATAGCAGGTGAAGGAACTGGAGGAAGAGGCACACCCCGTCTATTTGGTGAGCTGCTTCGTACGCGATCTGAAGACGGAGAACGTGAGCTTCCAGACGATCCTGGACGTGAAGGAAGATCATAGATAGCAGGAGTTGCTAATCTAGGTGTCATGTAGATGTTCTTGTCTTTAGATGGTTCAGCAGAGGTTATAGGAACTTCATAATCTCCAAAAACATCCTCTTCCAACTCTCGCGCAGGACTCCATCTAGGGGAACTAGGAACGTCATAGATTCCATCTTTTCTACGAGGAACATCATAGAAAATATGATCATCTTCCATAACAATAAAACTGACGGAACTGTCTTGACTCCAACCTCTCACTATGGGAGCAGAAATCGAAATTTCCGGGGTACTTGATTCTGAACTCTCCTTGGTTTTAGCACCGTGCTTATGTGCCCATCCTACTAAGGCATTCATCAATGGAGAATCTTCACGTGGACTTCCATTTCTGCGTGGAACGTCATGCGGAGAGCCCGTTCTTTCAGTTTCATCAATTTCTGAAGGAGACCCCACCGACATCGAGTCCTCTTCAGAAGAAGTACACTCTTCTCCTCGGCACGTGCAACAACGACCCACTGCTTCAGCAGCTGCATGACGAGCAATACGCAACCTGTGCAAGATGGACCCTAGAATGCTTAAAATCATTCCTAAAAGAGAAACCAGAGCCTCGCGAATCTGATTCCATAATCTTGTAGACCAGTTTTCCCGAGTTCTTTGAGGATCTGCAGCTCCTCCGATTTCCTCATAAATAGGCTCTTCTTGAGAAATCAGAGTTGGATTATTGTCTATCGGAGTTGGATTATCGTCTAAAGAAAAACTCAATCGAGCATGGGACAAAGCAGCTTCTAAATCGTCGGCAGTCTCATCTAATAGGTTTTGAAGAGAGTCTCCATCACTCATGAGTTCTTGAAGCTCAGGATCTGTCAGTTCTGAACAGAGGGAATTGATCTCATCACTAGTTTCTACCCCCTTAAAACGAGCTTCTGCTAGAGATACCGAAGATTGTGTTGCCTCCATATAGCCGCATTGGAATTCTGTAATTTGGATCAGCTGTTGTATGGTAACTGTGGCTTCTGCTTTTTCCTCTGGAGTCAACTGATCATTACTTTGTATGTCAGAGAGCTCCTGACGTAAACTACTCAAACGGAGGTTTAGCTCGTAGAGACTTAAAGGCTCGCTGTCTGTAGGTGGAGCCCCACTAGGAAGTACTATGCGATCGCGAACTGTCTGTACCAACCGACCCAAACCGCTCTGTTTTTTTACTGAAGGAAGAGAAAATAAACGCTGAGGTTCTGGTCCAGAAGAGGTTTCTGGAACCCCCTGAGAAGGATTTTCGCCTGAAACACTCGCGTCCTCTGCCACTCGGGCTTCTGTAGCAGCAGCACTTGATGAATCGACATCCCGTCTCTCATCCGCGGTGATGGTTTTTGATAATCTAACAAAAGCTTGTCGCGTTTCACGCGCTTGACTCGTAGACTCTGCGGAAAAAAAGTTGCCAAATGATTTTAAGGCCCTGTCTACCCCAGAACGTACGCGAGAAAAAAATCCCGGGCTAGAAGCTGCCGAAGAAGAGCTCTGAGACTCCTGATCTTCTGGTAGAAAAGAGGAACTGCTATGTATATGCGAAGATCCTGAAGCTCCTTCCTCTCCATGTTCTTGAGGAGGCAGGGAAATCTCGTGGCTGCCAAGTTCTCCCTTAGGAGAGGGCGATCGACTTCTATCCCCATTATCTTTAGGTGGAATCTTTCCTAATCCACTAGATCCTCCGATTCCTGATGCCATAAACACTTCCTAAAAAGAATAATCTTTTTTCTGAAACAATTTAATTTTATTAAAAAACAACAAAAATGCTTTTAAATATATTAAAATAATCAACATATTGAAGAGTTTTAATTAAAACTCTTCAAGTTTCCCTTGCGCATAGAGAAACAGTGAGATAACGACTACTGTCCCTCTGGAGCAAATGATCTA encodes:
- a CDS encoding polymorphic outer membrane protein middle domain-containing protein, which produces MSKTPPKFLFYLGNFTACMFGMTPAVYSLQTDSLEKFALERDEEFRTSFPLLDSLSTLTGFSPITTFVGNRHNSSQDIVLSNYKSIDNILLLWTSAGGAVSCNNFLLSNVEDHAFFSKNLAIGTGGAIACQGACTITKNRGPLIFFSNRGLNNASTGGETRGGAIACNGDFTISQNQGTFYFVNNSVNNWGGALSTNGHCRIQSNRAPLLFFNNTAPSGGGALRSENTTISDNTRPIYFKNNCGNNGGAIQTSVTVAIKNNSGSVIFNNNTALSGSINSGNGSGGAIYTTNLSIDDNPGTILFNNNYCIRDGGAICTQFLTIKNSGHVYFTNNQGNWGGALMLLQDSTCLLFAEQGNIAFQNNEVFLTTFGRYNAIHCTPNSNLQLGANKGYTTAFFDPIEHQHPTTNPLIFNPNANHQGTILFSSAYIPEASDYENNFISSSKNTSELRNGVLSIEDRAGWQFYKFTQKGGILKLGHAASIATTANSETPSTSVGSQVIINNLAINLPSILAKGKAPTLWIRPLQSSAPFTEDNNPTITLSGPLTLLNEENRDPYDSIDLSEPLQNIHLLSLSDVTARHINTDNFHPESLNATEHYGYQGIWSPYWVETITTTNNASIETANTLYRALYANWTPLGYKVNPEYQGDLATTPLWQSFHTMFSLLRSYNRTGDSDIERPFLEIQGIADGLFVHQNSIPGAPGFRIQSTGYSLQASSETSLHQKISLGFAQFFTRTKEIGSSNNVSAHNTVSSLYVELPWFQEAFATSTVLAYGYGDHHLHSLHPSHQEQAEGTCYSHTLAAAIGCSFPWQQKSYLHLSPFVQAIAIRSHQTAFEEIGDNPRKFVSQKPFYNLTLPLGIQGKWQSKFHVPTEWTLELSYQPVLYQQNPQIGVTLLASGGSWDILGHNYVRNALGYKVHNQTALFRSLDLFLDYQGSVSSSTSTHHLQAGSTLKF
- a CDS encoding polymorphic outer membrane protein middle domain-containing protein, translated to MRFFCFGMLLPFTFVLANEGLQLPLETYITLSPEYQAAPQVGFTHNQNQDLAIVGNHNDFILDYKYYRSNGGALTCKNLLISENIGNVFFEKNVCPNSGGAIYAAQNCTISKNQNYAFTTNLVSDNPTATAGSLLGGALFAINCSITNNLGQGTFVDNLALNKGGALYTETNLSIKDNKGPIIIKQNRALNSDSLGGGIYSGNSLNIEGNSGAIQITSNSSGSGGGIFSTQTLTISSNKKLIEISENSAFANNYGSNFNPGGGGLTTTFCTILNNREGVLFNNNQSQSNGGAIHAKSIIIKENGPVYFLNNTATRGGALLNLSAGAGNGSFILSADNGDIIFNNNTASKHALNPPYRNAIHSTPNMNLQIGARPGYRVLFYDPIEHELPSSFPILFNFETGHTGTVLFSGEHVHQNFTDEMNFFSYLRNTSELRQGVLAVEDGAGLACYKFFQRGGTLLLGQGAVITTAGTIPTPSSTPTTVGSTITLNHIAIDLPSILSFQAQAPKIWIYPTKTGSTYTEDSNPTITISGTLTLRNSNNEDPYDSLDLSHSLEKVPLLYIVDVAAQKINSSQLDLSTLNSGEHYGYQGIWSTYWVETTTITNPTSLLGANTKHKLLYANWSPLGYRPHPERRGEFITNALWQSAYTALAGLHSLSSWDEEKGHAASLQGIGLLVHQKDKNGFKGFRSHMTGYSATTEATSSQSPNFSLGFAQFFSKAKEHESQNSTSSHHYFSGMCIENTLFKEWIRLSVSLAYMFTSEHTHTMYQGLLEGNSQGSFHNHTLAGALSCVFLPQPHGESLQIYPFITALAIRGNLAAFQESGDHAREFSLHRPLTDVSLPVGIRASWKNHHRVPLVWLTEISYRSTLYRQDPELHSKLLISQGTWTTQATPVTYNALGIKVKNTMQVFPKVTLSLDYSADISSSTLSHYLNVASRMRF
- a CDS encoding polymorphic outer membrane protein middle domain-containing protein, translated to MCTSLVIENNPKGLIFNNKTAALSGGAIHTRSFIFQNNGPTAFINNSATSGGALINLSGIGSTPQNFFLSADYGDILFNNNTITSSSPQPGYRNALYAAPGINLKLGARQGYKILFYDPIDHDQTTTDPIVFNYEPHHLGTVLFSGINVDSNATNPLNFLSKFSNSSRLERGVLAIEDRAAISCKTLSQTGGILRLGNAALIRTKGPGSSINFNAIAINLPSILQSEASAPKFWIYPTLTGSTYSEDTSSTITLSGPLTFLNDENENPYDSLDLSEPRKDIPPPLPPRCDCKKNRYFESHCRSHELR